Proteins encoded by one window of Arachis hypogaea cultivar Tifrunner chromosome 1, arahy.Tifrunner.gnm2.J5K5, whole genome shotgun sequence:
- the LOC112793802 gene encoding phosphatidate cytidylyltransferase 4, chloroplastic isoform X2 yields MAAAVFTGAREYFELVRSHGITEGMTPPPRYVSRVCSVACALLPLYIMYRGHIDVSVTSAAFVLAMALLLQRGSPRFAQLSSAIFGLFYCGYLPCFWVKLRCGLAAPALNTRIGATWPVLLGGQAHWTVGLVATLISISSIIAADTFAFLGGKVFGRTPLTNISPKKTWEGTIIGFCGCIVTSVVLSKIFSWPMSLSSSIALGVLNFFGSVFGDLTESMIKRDAGVKDSGSLIPGHGGVLDRVDSYVFTGALAYSFVKTFLPLYGV; encoded by the exons ATGGCTGCTGCTGTTTTTACTGGGGCACGTGAGTATTTTGAATTGGTTCGGAGTCATGGAATTACTGAAGGAATGACACCTCCTCCACGCTATGTCTCACGAGTCTGCTCTGTCGCTTGTGCCCTATTGCCCTTGTACATCAT GTATCGTGGTCATATTGATGTCTCTGTAACTTCTGCTGCATTTGTTTTGGCCATGGCATTACTCTTACAAAGAGGAAGTCCACGCTTTGCGCAGCTAAGTAGTGCCATATTTGGATTATTTTATTGTGGCTATCTTCCGTGCTTTTGGGTTAAGCTTCGATGTGGTTTAGCAGCTCCAGCCTTGAATACGA GAATAGGAGCAACATGGCCTGTGCTTCTTGGTGGTCAAGCTCATTGGACAGTTGGTCTTGTGGCAACTTTGATTTCCATTAGCAGCATAATTGCAGCTGATACATTCGCATTTCTTGGTGGCAAG GTATTTGGTAGAACACCACTTACCAATATAAGTCCTAAGAAGACATGGGAGGGTACGATAATAGGCTTTTGTGGGTGTATAGTTACTTCTGTTgtgctttcaaaaattttcagttGGCCAATGTCATTATCAAG TTCAATAGCTCTTGGTGTACTGAATTTCTTTGGATCTGTTTTTGGTGATCTCACTGAATCAATGATTAAACGCGATGCGGGTGTGAAAGACTCAGGCTCCTTAATACCTGGTCATG GTGGAGTACTAGACAGAGTGGACAGTTATGTGTTTACTGGTGCGCTTGCATACTCCTTCGTCAAAACCTTTCTACCTCTATATGGGGTATAA
- the LOC112793802 gene encoding phosphatidate cytidylyltransferase 4, chloroplastic isoform X1: MAHPRVTNSLSSTTTISLFCNHHNPNNQKKPFVLLPIRACPCRPRPSQSLILHKATPSSYFFSNCKPLLRFTRRTGASPPPRVIGQAQPEHLPQSNAEGEDVLLKPQVSQLRNRIVFGLAIGITVGGVVLAGGWVFAVAMAAAVFTGAREYFELVRSHGITEGMTPPPRYVSRVCSVACALLPLYIMYRGHIDVSVTSAAFVLAMALLLQRGSPRFAQLSSAIFGLFYCGYLPCFWVKLRCGLAAPALNTRIGATWPVLLGGQAHWTVGLVATLISISSIIAADTFAFLGGKVFGRTPLTNISPKKTWEGTIIGFCGCIVTSVVLSKIFSWPMSLSSSIALGVLNFFGSVFGDLTESMIKRDAGVKDSGSLIPGHGGVLDRVDSYVFTGALAYSFVKTFLPLYGV, from the exons ATGGCTCACCCCCGAGTCACCAACTCGCTCAGTTCCACCACCACAATTTCACTCTTCTGCAACCACCATAACCCTAACAATCAGAAGAAACcctttgttcttcttccaattCGCGCTTGCCCATGCCGCCCACGCCCTTCCCAATCCCTAATTCTCCATAAAGCTACTCCATCATCCTACTTCTTCTCTAATTGCAAGCCGTTGCTCCGGTTCACCCGCCGAACCGGAGCCTCGCCTCCACCGCGCGTGATTGGTCAGGCCCAACCGGAACACCTTCCACAGAGCAATGCCGAAGGG GAAGACGTGCTCTTGAAACCTCAAGTTAGTCAGCTTAGGAACAGAATTGTTTTTGGACTTGCCATTGGAATAACCGTAGGTGGTGTTGTTTTGGCTGGAGGGTGGGTTTTTGCAGTTGCCATGGCTGCTGCTGTTTTTACTGGGGCACGTGAGTATTTTGAATTGGTTCGGAGTCATGGAATTACTGAAGGAATGACACCTCCTCCACGCTATGTCTCACGAGTCTGCTCTGTCGCTTGTGCCCTATTGCCCTTGTACATCAT GTATCGTGGTCATATTGATGTCTCTGTAACTTCTGCTGCATTTGTTTTGGCCATGGCATTACTCTTACAAAGAGGAAGTCCACGCTTTGCGCAGCTAAGTAGTGCCATATTTGGATTATTTTATTGTGGCTATCTTCCGTGCTTTTGGGTTAAGCTTCGATGTGGTTTAGCAGCTCCAGCCTTGAATACGA GAATAGGAGCAACATGGCCTGTGCTTCTTGGTGGTCAAGCTCATTGGACAGTTGGTCTTGTGGCAACTTTGATTTCCATTAGCAGCATAATTGCAGCTGATACATTCGCATTTCTTGGTGGCAAG GTATTTGGTAGAACACCACTTACCAATATAAGTCCTAAGAAGACATGGGAGGGTACGATAATAGGCTTTTGTGGGTGTATAGTTACTTCTGTTgtgctttcaaaaattttcagttGGCCAATGTCATTATCAAG TTCAATAGCTCTTGGTGTACTGAATTTCTTTGGATCTGTTTTTGGTGATCTCACTGAATCAATGATTAAACGCGATGCGGGTGTGAAAGACTCAGGCTCCTTAATACCTGGTCATG GTGGAGTACTAGACAGAGTGGACAGTTATGTGTTTACTGGTGCGCTTGCATACTCCTTCGTCAAAACCTTTCTACCTCTATATGGGGTATAA